Proteins from a genomic interval of Drosophila melanogaster chromosome 2R:
- the RanBPM gene encoding Ran-binding protein M, isoform G yields MENVEEAPPLSSESNSNSNNSSASSSSHQLSQSGAMGAEIAPSTSRSHSHSPTPSPPVPASSHDQPHPDHPSPPLNASETEARENSPHDHSPTPTFHQTAPPPTTSSTAPQRDEREQQQQQEAPPLQQDQQENSPAQDQELHPLLDQQNQEYPAVHQDQQAEQNQELHHIEGLIRHRESQNPEEHPPQASLENRETLGREDTNQEPDEPQVRDPEIEPEAEPPPPLLLEDLDEQDSGSQDLNEQQPPLIIDANAIAETIDANAVERIDDYEDDDEEVDEEEEVVEDRVDRAGEVASVSGAQRLHSVAVLPRYSSASRAPRSSNNNNNNISNHNNNNNNSNSNSLSRRTRHFYSNNGSHFSNDMFPSHNPRSSTQTSSPRVGGRRHHSTPAASSNSPQHQGVDPLRLLYPNVNESETPLPRCWSPHDKCLSIGLSQNNLRVTYKGVGKQHSDAASVRTAYPIPSSCGLYYFEVRIISKGRNGYMGIGLTAQQFRMNRLPGWDKQSYGYHGDDGNSFSSSGNGQTYGPTFTTGDVIGCCVNFVNNTCFYTKNGVDLGIAFRDLPTKLYPTVGLQTPGEEVDANFGQEPFKFDKIVDMMKEMRSNVLRKIDRYPHLLETPENLMNRLVSTYLVHNAFSKTAEAFNGYTNQTFNEDLASIKTRQKIIKLILTGKMSQAIEHTLRSFPGLLENNKNLWFALKCRQFIEMINGADIENVNNKVTATTQTMPTNQTSVIQSTKTFKHSKSGSGNGNVNINQTQQQNNTAIPAVIKPQGGDRPDIKNMLVDDNSNKCVEHDSNSMDVEMEPCQSHSNGGDSSSNGNASAVRNSLDAIDEEMDVSPSSRNCGRVIEKILEFGKELSSMGQQLEKENLMTEEERQMLEDAFSLIAYSNPWSSPLGWLLCPSRRESVSTTLNSAILESLNFERRPPLEYLVAHASELIKVIGQHSLGEDAFITIDDVFPQNXPSSPTLLKMFETTLTLPRTSVLTEPLGSAGTGSGPSTSTAAVAVQTSKRRRRRRNKRRRKSSLSSNTDAPSSRTYDPVMTGSTLRSAAVASVGGGTGTGPVRRGRRRSGVSSSSSAAAAAAAAAEEEAEEAEAEAARQEEEEAEILSGNSSPSMFVDPQDFFETLD; encoded by the exons ATGGAGAACGTCGAAGAGGCCCCGCCACTCTCTTCGGagagcaacagcaatagcaacaacagcagcgccagcagcagctcTCACCAGCTCTCTCAATCGGGAGCCATGGGTGCCGAAATAGCCCCCTCTACGTCTCGGTCACACTCTCATTCGCCCACACCCTCGCCGCCCGTCCCCGCGTCCTCTCACGACCAACCCCATCCCGATCACCCTAGTCCCCCATTGAATGCATCTGAAACGGAAGCTCGCGAGAATTCACCACATGATCACTCACCCACTCCTACTTTCCACCAGACTGCACCGCCACCCACGACTTCATCGACGGCACCGCAGCGGGACGagcgggagcagcagcagcagcaagaggCGCCACCATTGCAGCAGGATCAGCAGGAGAATTCGCCCGCGCAGGACCAGGAGCTGCACCCATTGCTGGATCAACAGAATCAAGAATATCCCGCAGTGCACCAAGATCAACAAGCGGAGCAAAACCAGGAGCTGCATCACATAGAGGGGCTTATTCGGCACCGAGAATCACAGAATCCGGAAGAGCATCCACCACAAGCATCGCTGGAAAACCGGGAGACATTAGGACGAGAAGATACCAACCAAGAACCGGATGAGCCGCAAGTTCGAGATCCCGAAATCGAACCAGAAGCCGAGCCACCGCCACCGCTGCTTCTCGAAGATCTGGACGAGCAGGACTCCGGATCGCAGGATCTTAACGAACAGCAGCCGCCACTGATTATAGACGCAAACGCTATAGCCGAGACCATAGACGCCAACGCCGTGGAGCGCATCGACGACTACgaagacgacgacgaggaggtgGATGAAGAGGAGGAGGTGGTAGAGGACCGGGTCGACAGAGCCGGCGAAGtcgcttccgtttccggtgcCCAGCGCCTGCACTCGGTGGCCGTTTTGCCGCGCTACTCCTCAGCCTCACGAGCCCCaaggagcagcaacaataacaacaacaatatcagcaatcacaacaacaataataacaacagcaacagtaacAGCCTCTCGCGACGCACTCGTCACTTCTACAGCAACAACGGCAGTCACTTCAGCAACGACATGTTCCCCAGCCACAATCCCCGCAGCAGCACCCAGACATCATCGCCGCGGGTCGGTGGTCGCCGCCATCACTCGACCCCCGCCGCCAGCTCCAATTCGCCACAGCACCAGGGCGTGGATCCCCTAAGGCTGCTCTATCCCAATGTCAACGAGAGCGAGACTCCGCTGCCCAGGTGCTGGAGTCCCCATGACAAGTGCTTGTCCATCGGTTTGTCGCAGAACAACTTGAGGGTCACCTACAAGG GTGTGGGCAAGCAGCACAGTGATGCCGCCTCAGTGCGCACTGCCTATCCGATCCCGTCCTCCTGCGGACTGTACTACTTCGAGGTGCGGATAATCTCCAAGGGACGCAACGGCTACATGGGCATTGGCCTAACTGCCCAGCAGTTCCGTATGAACCGCCTGCCAG GTTGGGACAAACAGTCGTACGGGTACCACGGCGACGATGGCAACTCGTTTAGCTCCTCGGGAAATGGCCAAACCTACGGCCCCACTTTTACCACCGGCGATGTGATTGGATGCTGCGTCAACTTTGTGAACAACACGTGCTTCTACACCAAGAACGGAGTGGATCTGGGCATCGCATTTAGGGATTTGCCG acTAAGCTTTATCCCACTGTGGGCCTACAGACGCCTGGCGAGGAAGTGGATGCCAACTTTGGTCAGGAACCATTCAAGTTCGACAAGATCGTCGATATGATGAAGGAGATGCGCTCCAATGTGCTCCGCAAGATCGATCGATATCCACATCTGCTGGAGACCCCAGAAAACCTGATGAATCG CCTGGTTTCCACTTATTTGGTGCATAATGCGTTCAGCAAAACCGCCGAGGCCTTCAATGGCTACACAAATCAGACTTTCAACGAGGACTTGGCATCGATCAAGACACGTCAAA AGATCATTAAGCTTATACTGACTGGCAAAATGAGCCAGGCCATCGAACATACACTACGTTCTTTCCCCGGACTcctggaaaataataaaaacctcTGGTTCGCATTGAAGTGCCGCCAGTTCATTGAGATGATCAATGGAGCTGACATTGAG AACGTGAACAACAAAGTCACCGCCACCACACAGACCATGCCCACAAACCAGACGTCAGTGATACAGTCCACCAAGACGTTCAAGCACAGCAAGAGCGGCAGTGGAAATGGCAACGTCAACATAAATCAGACTCAACAACAGAACAACACTGCGATTCCAGCTGTGATAAAGCCACAAGGCGGCGATAGGCCAGATATAAAAAA CATGTTGGTTGACGACAACTCCAACAAGTGCGTGGAGCACGACAGCAACAGCATGGACGTAGAAATGGAGCCCTGCCAGAGTCACTCCAACGGCGGCGACTCGAGCTCCAATGGCAATGCCAGCGCAGTGCGCAACTCTCTAGATGCCATCGACGAGGAAATGG ATGTTTCCCCCTCATCGCGTAACTGTGGTCGTGTGATCGAGAAGATCCTTGAGTTCGGCAAGGAACTGTCCAGCATGGGCCagcagctggagaaggagAACCTAATGACTGAAGAGGAGCGTCAAATGTTGGAG GATGCATTTAGTCTGATTGCCTACTCTAATCCTTGGTCCAGTCCGCTGGGCTGGTTGCTGTGTCCCTCGCGACGTGAGAGTGTTTCCACCACACTCAACTCGGCCATATTGG AGTCCCTGAACTTCGAGCGTCGTCCGCCGCTGGAATACCTGGTGGCTCACGCCTCGGAGCTGATCAAGGTGATCGGACAGCACTCGCTGGGCGAGGACGCTTTCATTACCATCGACGATGTGTTCCCGCAAAATTGACCCAGTTCCCCGACGCTGCTGAAGATGTTCGAGACCACGCTGACCCTGCCGCGAACCAGTGTGCTTACGGAACCGTTGGGCAGCGCCGGAACCGGATCTGGGCCCTCCACATCAACGGCTGCCGTGGCAGTTCAGACCAGCAAACGACGCCGAAGGCGGCGTAACAAACGTCGCCGCAAATCCTCCCTGTCCAGCAATACCGATGCCCCGTCGTCGCGGACCTACGATCCCGTGATGACGGGCAGTACGCTCCGGTCGGCAGCTGTGGCATCGGTGGGCGGGGGCACGGGCACGGGACCAGTGCGTCGGGGTCGTCGCAGGAGCGGGGTCAGCTCATCTTCATCGGCGGCAgcggctgcagcagcggcagcggaggaggaggcggaagAAGCGGAAGCGGAGGCGGCTcgccaggaggaggaggaagcgGAAATCTTGAGCGGAAACAGCAGCCCATCGATGTTCGTCGATCCGCAGGACTTCTTCGAGACACTGGACTAA
- the RanBPM gene encoding Ran-binding protein M, isoform E translates to MENVEEAPPLSSESNSNSNNSSASSSSHQLSQSGAMGAEIAPSTSRSHSHSPTPSPPVPASSHDQPHPDHPSPPLNASETEARENSPHDHSPTPTFHQTAPPPTTSSTAPQRDEREQQQQQEAPPLQQDQQENSPAQDQELHPLLDQQNQEYPAVHQDQQAEQNQELHHIEGLIRHRESQNPEEHPPQASLENRETLGREDTNQEPDEPQVRDPEIEPEAEPPPPLLLEDLDEQDSGSQDLNEQQPPLIIDANAIAETIDANAVERIDDYEDDDEEVDEEEEVVEDRVDRAGEVASVSGAQRLHSVAVLPRYSSASRAPRSSNNNNNNISNHNNNNNNSNSNSLSRRTRHFYSNNGSHFSNDMFPSHNPRSSTQTSSPRVGGRRHHSTPAASSNSPQHQGVDPLRLLYPNVNESETPLPRCWSPHDKCLSIGLSQNNLRVTYKGVGKQHSDAASVRTAYPIPSSCGLYYFEVRIISKGRNGYMGIGLTAQQFRMNRLPVGWDKQSYGYHGDDGNSFSSSGNGQTYGPTFTTGDVIGCCVNFVNNTCFYTKNGVDLGIAFRDLPTKLYPTVGLQTPGEEVDANFGQEPFKFDKIVDMMKEMRSNVLRKIDRYPHLLETPENLMNRLVSTYLVHNAFSKTAEAFNGYTNQTFNEDLASIKTRQKIIKLILTGKMSQAIEHTLRSFPGLLENNKNLWFALKCRQFIEMINGADIENVNNKVTATTQTMPTNQTSVIQSTKTFKHSKSGSGNGNVNINQTQQQNNTAIPAVIKPQGGDRPDIKNMLVDDNSNKCVEHDSNSMDVEMEPCQSHSNGGDSSSNGNASAVRNSLDAIDEEMDVSPSSRNCGRVIEKILEFGKELSSMGQQLEKENLMTEEERQMLEDAFSLIAYSNPWSSPLGWLLCPSRRESVSTTLNSAILESLNFERRPPLEYLVAHASELIKVIGQHSLGEDAFITIDDVFPQN, encoded by the exons ATGGAGAACGTCGAAGAGGCCCCGCCACTCTCTTCGGagagcaacagcaatagcaacaacagcagcgccagcagcagctcTCACCAGCTCTCTCAATCGGGAGCCATGGGTGCCGAAATAGCCCCCTCTACGTCTCGGTCACACTCTCATTCGCCCACACCCTCGCCGCCCGTCCCCGCGTCCTCTCACGACCAACCCCATCCCGATCACCCTAGTCCCCCATTGAATGCATCTGAAACGGAAGCTCGCGAGAATTCACCACATGATCACTCACCCACTCCTACTTTCCACCAGACTGCACCGCCACCCACGACTTCATCGACGGCACCGCAGCGGGACGagcgggagcagcagcagcagcaagaggCGCCACCATTGCAGCAGGATCAGCAGGAGAATTCGCCCGCGCAGGACCAGGAGCTGCACCCATTGCTGGATCAACAGAATCAAGAATATCCCGCAGTGCACCAAGATCAACAAGCGGAGCAAAACCAGGAGCTGCATCACATAGAGGGGCTTATTCGGCACCGAGAATCACAGAATCCGGAAGAGCATCCACCACAAGCATCGCTGGAAAACCGGGAGACATTAGGACGAGAAGATACCAACCAAGAACCGGATGAGCCGCAAGTTCGAGATCCCGAAATCGAACCAGAAGCCGAGCCACCGCCACCGCTGCTTCTCGAAGATCTGGACGAGCAGGACTCCGGATCGCAGGATCTTAACGAACAGCAGCCGCCACTGATTATAGACGCAAACGCTATAGCCGAGACCATAGACGCCAACGCCGTGGAGCGCATCGACGACTACgaagacgacgacgaggaggtgGATGAAGAGGAGGAGGTGGTAGAGGACCGGGTCGACAGAGCCGGCGAAGtcgcttccgtttccggtgcCCAGCGCCTGCACTCGGTGGCCGTTTTGCCGCGCTACTCCTCAGCCTCACGAGCCCCaaggagcagcaacaataacaacaacaatatcagcaatcacaacaacaataataacaacagcaacagtaacAGCCTCTCGCGACGCACTCGTCACTTCTACAGCAACAACGGCAGTCACTTCAGCAACGACATGTTCCCCAGCCACAATCCCCGCAGCAGCACCCAGACATCATCGCCGCGGGTCGGTGGTCGCCGCCATCACTCGACCCCCGCCGCCAGCTCCAATTCGCCACAGCACCAGGGCGTGGATCCCCTAAGGCTGCTCTATCCCAATGTCAACGAGAGCGAGACTCCGCTGCCCAGGTGCTGGAGTCCCCATGACAAGTGCTTGTCCATCGGTTTGTCGCAGAACAACTTGAGGGTCACCTACAAGG GTGTGGGCAAGCAGCACAGTGATGCCGCCTCAGTGCGCACTGCCTATCCGATCCCGTCCTCCTGCGGACTGTACTACTTCGAGGTGCGGATAATCTCCAAGGGACGCAACGGCTACATGGGCATTGGCCTAACTGCCCAGCAGTTCCGTATGAACCGCCTGCCAG TAGGTTGGGACAAACAGTCGTACGGGTACCACGGCGACGATGGCAACTCGTTTAGCTCCTCGGGAAATGGCCAAACCTACGGCCCCACTTTTACCACCGGCGATGTGATTGGATGCTGCGTCAACTTTGTGAACAACACGTGCTTCTACACCAAGAACGGAGTGGATCTGGGCATCGCATTTAGGGATTTGCCG acTAAGCTTTATCCCACTGTGGGCCTACAGACGCCTGGCGAGGAAGTGGATGCCAACTTTGGTCAGGAACCATTCAAGTTCGACAAGATCGTCGATATGATGAAGGAGATGCGCTCCAATGTGCTCCGCAAGATCGATCGATATCCACATCTGCTGGAGACCCCAGAAAACCTGATGAATCG CCTGGTTTCCACTTATTTGGTGCATAATGCGTTCAGCAAAACCGCCGAGGCCTTCAATGGCTACACAAATCAGACTTTCAACGAGGACTTGGCATCGATCAAGACACGTCAAA AGATCATTAAGCTTATACTGACTGGCAAAATGAGCCAGGCCATCGAACATACACTACGTTCTTTCCCCGGACTcctggaaaataataaaaacctcTGGTTCGCATTGAAGTGCCGCCAGTTCATTGAGATGATCAATGGAGCTGACATTGAG AACGTGAACAACAAAGTCACCGCCACCACACAGACCATGCCCACAAACCAGACGTCAGTGATACAGTCCACCAAGACGTTCAAGCACAGCAAGAGCGGCAGTGGAAATGGCAACGTCAACATAAATCAGACTCAACAACAGAACAACACTGCGATTCCAGCTGTGATAAAGCCACAAGGCGGCGATAGGCCAGATATAAAAAA CATGTTGGTTGACGACAACTCCAACAAGTGCGTGGAGCACGACAGCAACAGCATGGACGTAGAAATGGAGCCCTGCCAGAGTCACTCCAACGGCGGCGACTCGAGCTCCAATGGCAATGCCAGCGCAGTGCGCAACTCTCTAGATGCCATCGACGAGGAAATGG ATGTTTCCCCCTCATCGCGTAACTGTGGTCGTGTGATCGAGAAGATCCTTGAGTTCGGCAAGGAACTGTCCAGCATGGGCCagcagctggagaaggagAACCTAATGACTGAAGAGGAGCGTCAAATGTTGGAG GATGCATTTAGTCTGATTGCCTACTCTAATCCTTGGTCCAGTCCGCTGGGCTGGTTGCTGTGTCCCTCGCGACGTGAGAGTGTTTCCACCACACTCAACTCGGCCATATTGG AGTCCCTGAACTTCGAGCGTCGTCCGCCGCTGGAATACCTGGTGGCTCACGCCTCGGAGCTGATCAAGGTGATCGGACAGCACTCGCTGGGCGAGGACGCTTTCATTACCATCGACGATGTGTTCCCGCAAAATTGA
- the RanBPM gene encoding Ran-binding protein M, isoform D: protein MENVEEAPPLSSESNSNSNNSSASSSSHQLSQSGAMGAEIAPSTSRSHSHSPTPSPPVPASSHDQPHPDHPSPPLNASETEARENSPHDHSPTPTFHQTAPPPTTSSTAPQRDEREQQQQQEAPPLQQDQQENSPAQDQELHPLLDQQNQEYPAVHQDQQAEQNQELHHIEGLIRHRESQNPEEHPPQASLENRETLGREDTNQEPDEPQVRDPEIEPEAEPPPPLLLEDLDEQDSGSQDLNEQQPPLIIDANAIAETIDANAVERIDDYEDDDEEVDEEEEVVEDRVDRAGEVASVSGAQRLHSVAVLPRYSSASRAPRSSNNNNNNISNHNNNNNNSNSNSLSRRTRHFYSNNGSHFSNDMFPSHNPRSSTQTSSPRVGGRRHHSTPAASSNSPQHQGVDPLRLLYPNVNESETPLPRCWSPHDKCLSIGLSQNNLRVTYKGVGKQHSDAASVRTAYPIPSSCGLYYFEVRIISKGRNGYMGIGLTAQQFRMNRLPGWDKQSYGYHGDDGNSFSSSGNGQTYGPTFTTGDVIGCCVNFVNNTCFYTKNGVDLGIAFRDLPTKLYPTVGLQTPGEEVDANFGQEPFKFDKIVDMMKEMRSNVLRKIDRYPHLLETPENLMNRLVSTYLVHNAFSKTAEAFNGYTNQTFNEDLASIKTRQKIIKLILTGKMSQAIEHTLRSFPGLLENNKNLWFALKCRQFIEMINGADIENVNNKVTATTQTMPTNQTSVIQSTKTFKHSKSGSGNGNVNINQTQQQNNTAIPAVIKPQGGDRPDIKNMLVDDNSNKCVEHDSNSMDVEMEPCQSHSNGGDSSSNGNASAVRNSLDAIDEEMDVDVSPSSRNCGRVIEKILEFGKELSSMGQQLEKENLMTEEERQMLEDAFSLIAYSNPWSSPLGWLLCPSRRESVSTTLNSAILESLNFERRPPLEYLVAHASELIKVIGQHSLGEDAFITIDDVFPQN from the exons ATGGAGAACGTCGAAGAGGCCCCGCCACTCTCTTCGGagagcaacagcaatagcaacaacagcagcgccagcagcagctcTCACCAGCTCTCTCAATCGGGAGCCATGGGTGCCGAAATAGCCCCCTCTACGTCTCGGTCACACTCTCATTCGCCCACACCCTCGCCGCCCGTCCCCGCGTCCTCTCACGACCAACCCCATCCCGATCACCCTAGTCCCCCATTGAATGCATCTGAAACGGAAGCTCGCGAGAATTCACCACATGATCACTCACCCACTCCTACTTTCCACCAGACTGCACCGCCACCCACGACTTCATCGACGGCACCGCAGCGGGACGagcgggagcagcagcagcagcaagaggCGCCACCATTGCAGCAGGATCAGCAGGAGAATTCGCCCGCGCAGGACCAGGAGCTGCACCCATTGCTGGATCAACAGAATCAAGAATATCCCGCAGTGCACCAAGATCAACAAGCGGAGCAAAACCAGGAGCTGCATCACATAGAGGGGCTTATTCGGCACCGAGAATCACAGAATCCGGAAGAGCATCCACCACAAGCATCGCTGGAAAACCGGGAGACATTAGGACGAGAAGATACCAACCAAGAACCGGATGAGCCGCAAGTTCGAGATCCCGAAATCGAACCAGAAGCCGAGCCACCGCCACCGCTGCTTCTCGAAGATCTGGACGAGCAGGACTCCGGATCGCAGGATCTTAACGAACAGCAGCCGCCACTGATTATAGACGCAAACGCTATAGCCGAGACCATAGACGCCAACGCCGTGGAGCGCATCGACGACTACgaagacgacgacgaggaggtgGATGAAGAGGAGGAGGTGGTAGAGGACCGGGTCGACAGAGCCGGCGAAGtcgcttccgtttccggtgcCCAGCGCCTGCACTCGGTGGCCGTTTTGCCGCGCTACTCCTCAGCCTCACGAGCCCCaaggagcagcaacaataacaacaacaatatcagcaatcacaacaacaataataacaacagcaacagtaacAGCCTCTCGCGACGCACTCGTCACTTCTACAGCAACAACGGCAGTCACTTCAGCAACGACATGTTCCCCAGCCACAATCCCCGCAGCAGCACCCAGACATCATCGCCGCGGGTCGGTGGTCGCCGCCATCACTCGACCCCCGCCGCCAGCTCCAATTCGCCACAGCACCAGGGCGTGGATCCCCTAAGGCTGCTCTATCCCAATGTCAACGAGAGCGAGACTCCGCTGCCCAGGTGCTGGAGTCCCCATGACAAGTGCTTGTCCATCGGTTTGTCGCAGAACAACTTGAGGGTCACCTACAAGG GTGTGGGCAAGCAGCACAGTGATGCCGCCTCAGTGCGCACTGCCTATCCGATCCCGTCCTCCTGCGGACTGTACTACTTCGAGGTGCGGATAATCTCCAAGGGACGCAACGGCTACATGGGCATTGGCCTAACTGCCCAGCAGTTCCGTATGAACCGCCTGCCAG GTTGGGACAAACAGTCGTACGGGTACCACGGCGACGATGGCAACTCGTTTAGCTCCTCGGGAAATGGCCAAACCTACGGCCCCACTTTTACCACCGGCGATGTGATTGGATGCTGCGTCAACTTTGTGAACAACACGTGCTTCTACACCAAGAACGGAGTGGATCTGGGCATCGCATTTAGGGATTTGCCG acTAAGCTTTATCCCACTGTGGGCCTACAGACGCCTGGCGAGGAAGTGGATGCCAACTTTGGTCAGGAACCATTCAAGTTCGACAAGATCGTCGATATGATGAAGGAGATGCGCTCCAATGTGCTCCGCAAGATCGATCGATATCCACATCTGCTGGAGACCCCAGAAAACCTGATGAATCG CCTGGTTTCCACTTATTTGGTGCATAATGCGTTCAGCAAAACCGCCGAGGCCTTCAATGGCTACACAAATCAGACTTTCAACGAGGACTTGGCATCGATCAAGACACGTCAAA AGATCATTAAGCTTATACTGACTGGCAAAATGAGCCAGGCCATCGAACATACACTACGTTCTTTCCCCGGACTcctggaaaataataaaaacctcTGGTTCGCATTGAAGTGCCGCCAGTTCATTGAGATGATCAATGGAGCTGACATTGAG AACGTGAACAACAAAGTCACCGCCACCACACAGACCATGCCCACAAACCAGACGTCAGTGATACAGTCCACCAAGACGTTCAAGCACAGCAAGAGCGGCAGTGGAAATGGCAACGTCAACATAAATCAGACTCAACAACAGAACAACACTGCGATTCCAGCTGTGATAAAGCCACAAGGCGGCGATAGGCCAGATATAAAAAA CATGTTGGTTGACGACAACTCCAACAAGTGCGTGGAGCACGACAGCAACAGCATGGACGTAGAAATGGAGCCCTGCCAGAGTCACTCCAACGGCGGCGACTCGAGCTCCAATGGCAATGCCAGCGCAGTGCGCAACTCTCTAGATGCCATCGACGAGGAAATGG ATGTAGATGTTTCCCCCTCATCGCGTAACTGTGGTCGTGTGATCGAGAAGATCCTTGAGTTCGGCAAGGAACTGTCCAGCATGGGCCagcagctggagaaggagAACCTAATGACTGAAGAGGAGCGTCAAATGTTGGAG GATGCATTTAGTCTGATTGCCTACTCTAATCCTTGGTCCAGTCCGCTGGGCTGGTTGCTGTGTCCCTCGCGACGTGAGAGTGTTTCCACCACACTCAACTCGGCCATATTGG AGTCCCTGAACTTCGAGCGTCGTCCGCCGCTGGAATACCTGGTGGCTCACGCCTCGGAGCTGATCAAGGTGATCGGACAGCACTCGCTGGGCGAGGACGCTTTCATTACCATCGACGATGTGTTCCCGCAAAATTGA